Within the Rhizobium favelukesii genome, the region AAAAAAGCCGGTCCTGAGAGGCCGGCCTTTTTGGTTGGGGGCGGAGCTTCTATTGGCGCCGCGCAAATTCGCCGCCGGCATTCGTCTTGAATCGAGGAAAGACGAAGACCCCAAGCATGCTGCCGTTATAAGCATCGTCCTGACCGTTCGACTCTCCCATGCAGAACAATGGCTGACGGAAGCCGTTCGGCATCATGATCGTGGTCGAGAAGCAGAAGGATGAAGAGAGCGTCGCAGCCTGCTCGAAGAGTTCCAGGATGTGGTCGTGATCCTTCGGATCGTAGCAGCGCATGAGGCTGAGAAGGCCGCAGTCGCGGGCCGGCAGCCCATGCAGCATGGCGCTCCATTCCTTGAGGCAGATCACGCCGCTGCAAAAATCTCCGACCCAGGTTTCCGAAATGGAAAACTGCGCCAGCATTTCAGGATCATGGTTGCTAACATCCAATGAGCCCGGCATCAGCGGTGCGGCGGGGTTGGTTTTTGCGATTTTGAACAAATTTTTCCCCAGCTTAGGTGCAGCTTCCCCCGCTGCACGTCCGGCAAAAATGAACAGGTTCATGCTGCGCCGCGCATCATGCTCGGGCGACCGAGAAATGGGGTTTGGTGTGCTGGTCCCTCTAGCGGAACCGCGTCCAATTTCTTGGCAGGTTACACAACTTATGATGTATTTCGGGAGGGGTTTTTCCCGAACTCGGTCTCGCGCTCTCGTGGTCAGGATCGATATGGGACCGCGACCGTCGGCTGATGAACGCGCGCCGAATGCAGCGCGGATTTACAGGGATTTTTACGAAACGGCAATCGGCTTTTTGCGTGCCGCAGACCTCTACTGTGAGTGGAAAATCCATCGCCAAGCTCTGCTTGATAACACGAAATGGCAAAAAAGCGCCAAATCTTGAAGTGGAAGCGGTTTCACCGCGGTTATTTGCGACCAGATGTGCAGAAAATTGCACTGCGAGAGAAATCAGCCTGTGAAAGAAAAAATACAACACCACAAGTTTTGCGAAAGCTTCGCTCAATGCGAGGGTTGCTCACAACTCCGATTAAACGTTTCAGCTGCCGATTGAAATACCCTCGAAGCCGAGGTCTGGCGAATCAGTCGCGAGAGACAAAAAAGGGCGGTCCGAAGACCGCCCTTCCTATTCCGGGATACCGGAAGTGGACTAGTGAAGGCTTTCGCCTATCACATCATGTCCATTCCGCCCATTCCGCCCATGCCGCCAGGCATGCCGCCAGGAGCATCCTTCTTCGGCAGTTCAGCGATCATGGCTTCGGTGGTGATCAGCAGCGAAGCAACCGAAGCTGCGTTCTGCAGAGCGGTGCGCACAACCTTGACCGGGTCGACGATGCCCATGGCGATCATGTCGCCATACTCGGACGTCTGGGCGTTGTAGCCATAGTTGTCTTCGTTCTTTTCGAGGATCTTGCCGACAACGATCGAGGCTTCGTCGCCTGCGTTTTCAGCAATCTGACGCACCAGCGACTGCAGCGCCCTGCGAACGATGTTCACGCCGGCTTCCTGATCCTGATTTTCACCCTTGGCGGTGATCTTCGTGGACGAACGCAGCAGAGCGACGCCGCCGCCCGGTACAATGCCTTCCTGAACAGCAGCGCGCGTCGCATTGAGCGCGTCGTCGATGCGGTCCTTCTTTTCCTTCACTTCGACTTCCGTCGAACCGCCGACGCGGATCACGGCAACGCCGCCAGCCAGCTTGGCAAGGCGCTCCTGCAGCTTTTCGCGGTCATAGTCCGAAGTGGTTTCTTCGATCTGAGCCTTGATCTGTGCAACGCGGCCTTCGATGTCGGACTTGGCGCCAGCGCCGTCGACGATCGTCGTATTTTCCTTGGAGATCGAAACCTTCTTCGAACGGCCGAGCATGTCGAGCGTTACGGATTCGAGCTTGATGCCGAGGTCTTCGGAGATGACCGTACCACCGGTCAGGATCGCGATGTCTTCGAGCATGGCCTTGCGGCGATCGCCGAAGCCCGGAGCCTTGACGGCAGCAATCTTCAGGCCGCCGCGCAGCTTGTTGACGACGAGGGTCGCAAGCGCTTCGCCTTCGACGTCTTCAGCAATGATGAGGAGCGGCTTGCCGGTCTGAACGACAGCTTCGAGAACCGGAAGCATTGCCTGCAGGTTCGACAGCTTCTTTTCGTGCAGCAGGATGAAGGCGTCTTCGAGGTCGGCAATCATCTTTTCCGGGTTGGTGACGAAGTAGGGGCTGAGGTAGCCGCGGTCGAACTGCATGCCTTCGACGACTTCGAGTTCGGTTTCGGCGGTCTTGGCTTCTTCAACCGTGATGACGCCTTCATTGCCGACCTTCTGCATGGCTTCGGCAATGTCGAGACCGACCTGCTTTTCGCCGTTTGCCGAGATCGTCCCGACCTGCGCGACCTCTTCCGAGGTGTTGATCTTCTTGGCCTTGGCCTGGAGATCCTTGACGACTTCGGCAACGGCGAGATCGATGCCGCGCTTCAGGTCCATCGGGTTCATGCCAGCTGCGACCGCCTTGCCGCCTTCGCGAACGATCGCCTGGGCGAGAACCGTTGCAGTCGTGGTGCCGTCGCCGGCGATGTCGTTCGTCTTCGAAGCAACTTCGCGGACCA harbors:
- the groL gene encoding chaperonin GroEL (60 kDa chaperone family; promotes refolding of misfolded polypeptides especially under stressful conditions; forms two stacked rings of heptamers to form a barrel-shaped 14mer; ends can be capped by GroES; misfolded proteins enter the barrel where they are refolded when GroES binds) yields the protein MAAKEIKFGRTAREKMLKGVDILADAVKVTLGPKGRNVIIDKSFGAPRITKDGVSVAKEIELEDKFENMGAQMVREVASKTNDIAGDGTTTATVLAQAIVREGGKAVAAGMNPMDLKRGIDLAVAEVVKDLQAKAKKINTSEEVAQVGTISANGEKQVGLDIAEAMQKVGNEGVITVEEAKTAETELEVVEGMQFDRGYLSPYFVTNPEKMIADLEDAFILLHEKKLSNLQAMLPVLEAVVQTGKPLLIIAEDVEGEALATLVVNKLRGGLKIAAVKAPGFGDRRKAMLEDIAILTGGTVISEDLGIKLESVTLDMLGRSKKVSISKENTTIVDGAGAKSDIEGRVAQIKAQIEETTSDYDREKLQERLAKLAGGVAVIRVGGSTEVEVKEKKDRIDDALNATRAAVQEGIVPGGGVALLRSSTKITAKGENQDQEAGVNIVRRALQSLVRQIAENAGDEASIVVGKILEKNEDNYGYNAQTSEYGDMIAMGIVDPVKVVRTALQNAASVASLLITTEAMIAELPKKDAPGGMPGGMGGMGGMDMM